In Syntrophotaleaceae bacterium, a genomic segment contains:
- a CDS encoding Crp/Fnr family transcriptional regulator → MERRQAIELFLKRFFGRTSEDLYELIDGISVSQKRNKKEVLFLEGEQGSAVHFLVKGKVKLYRANEEGKEAVIRFIQPGEFFAEILLDLGNRYPVNAVALEDCELLLIDVHRLFERIQQSPGLAMALIGKLSQRISYLLNRVEQLAIADVQERFVRYLRILDETHRTGVVFLPAPKREIALLLGTTPETFSRLLKKLSEEKLIRASGKSIQLLPEFMRLTAEAEA, encoded by the coding sequence ATGGAGCGCAGGCAGGCTATTGAATTGTTTCTGAAACGATTTTTCGGCAGAACCAGTGAAGATCTGTATGAGCTGATTGACGGCATCAGCGTGTCCCAGAAGCGCAACAAGAAAGAGGTGCTTTTCCTGGAGGGGGAGCAGGGGAGCGCCGTTCATTTTCTGGTGAAGGGGAAAGTCAAGCTTTACCGGGCCAACGAGGAAGGCAAGGAAGCGGTCATTCGCTTCATCCAGCCTGGAGAATTTTTCGCGGAGATCCTGCTCGACCTGGGCAACCGCTATCCTGTCAACGCCGTGGCGCTGGAGGACTGCGAGCTGCTGCTCATCGACGTGCACAGGCTGTTCGAACGCATTCAGCAATCGCCGGGACTGGCTATGGCGCTGATCGGCAAGCTGTCACAACGCATCAGCTATCTTTTGAACCGGGTGGAGCAGCTGGCCATTGCCGATGTGCAGGAGCGTTTCGTCCGCTACCTGCGCATCCTCGACGAGACCCACCGTACTGGCGTGGTCTTTCTCCCCGCTCCGAAACGTGAAATTGCCCTGTTGCTGGGCACTACGCCGGAAACCTTTTCCCGTCTGTTGAAAAAGCTGTCCGAGGAGAAACTGATCCGCGCCAGCGGCAAATCCATTCAGCTGCTGCCCGAATTCATGCGGCTGACCGCCGAGGCGGAGGCCTGA
- a CDS encoding glutamine amidotransferase produces MEKKITIIEAGRTFADLAKKKGDFADWVAEGMAVPRGQIRVVPAFEGSALPDLAEVSAVVVPGSHAMVTDRAPWSEFLAGWLAKAVEQDLPVLGICYGHQLLAHALGGQVGYHPGGGEFGSVSIRLLPGAQDDPLFSGMPPVFPAQVFHRQSVLTLPPGARLLAASSADPHHAFVCGRRAWGVQFHPEFDAAVTGNYLDIEGARLTERGFDVQALRDSVCPTSEAWSLLRRFRRLIG; encoded by the coding sequence ATGGAAAAGAAGATAACCATTATAGAAGCGGGCCGGACTTTTGCCGACTTGGCGAAGAAAAAGGGGGATTTTGCCGACTGGGTTGCCGAGGGGATGGCCGTGCCCCGAGGACAGATCAGGGTGGTTCCGGCTTTTGAAGGGAGTGCACTTCCTGATCTGGCTGAGGTTTCCGCCGTTGTGGTGCCCGGTTCCCATGCCATGGTGACCGACCGGGCGCCCTGGAGCGAGTTTCTGGCCGGATGGCTGGCAAAGGCGGTTGAACAGGACCTGCCGGTCCTCGGCATCTGCTACGGCCACCAGCTTCTGGCCCATGCCCTGGGCGGGCAGGTCGGTTATCACCCGGGAGGAGGGGAATTCGGCAGCGTCTCCATCCGCCTCCTGCCTGGGGCTCAGGACGATCCGCTCTTCTCTGGAATGCCCCCGGTCTTTCCGGCCCAGGTTTTTCATCGGCAGTCGGTGCTGACCCTGCCCCCGGGCGCCCGACTGCTGGCGGCAAGTTCCGCCGACCCCCATCATGCCTTCGTTTGCGGCAGGCGGGCTTGGGGTGTGCAGTTTCATCCGGAATTCGATGCGGCCGTTACCGGAAATTACCTCGACATCGAAGGTGCCAGGCTGACAGAGAGAGGTTTCGACGTCCAAGCCCTGCGGGATTCAGTTTGCCCGACCTCGGAGGCTTGGAGCCTGCTGCGAAGATTTCGCCGGCTTATCGGGTAG
- a CDS encoding AMP-binding protein produces MINLNTLHDLWEMMAGYQEQPAVISLTPKGMETLTFAALLHRSEEAGAHLSGGGLDAGQRAVLWGPGSADWIIACLGILRAGGVVVPLDVQLGKEALERILADCDPSFILTSESQQERLRELRRNLPEVLLYDRSEGDSSIRSLPLSQRALSPDPRKPESVAVIFYTSGTTGPPKGVPLSHANLVTQIEQIMATDLLRAGDRLLLPLPQHHVYPFALGTLVPLASGVPIIFPQSLTGPQVLRALKQGEATVIAGVPRLYRALFEAVEGRFARLGPSGRRVFRGLLAAGKWPGLRGTRGWRMLLTPLHRRIGPKLRLLACGGSPLDPSLTRDLEALGWDIAIGYGLTETSPLLTINTPGSRRPESVGKSLPGVEIRLTDVGKGESGREVQVKGSNIFAGYWNLPEETEKVFTRDGWFRTGDLGRFDDDGYLILMGRASTLIVTESGKNVRPEEVEEDYEKSPAIREIGIFERKGRLAALIVPEDMEGGEQAVRKALDERGEGMPTHHRLAEFALTRTALPRTRLGKIRRHLLADLYQEVREGKQAEREEPMPLEEMSGEDRTLLQSGAARDAWQLLADRFPNQGLTPDSHLQQDLGIDSLEWLSLTVEINGRTGVELSEDTISRLRTVRDLLQQMAERESEGRKEVIAGDYLENPEEVLTAAQLQWLTPLPQPMLWISDLLFALNRCLMRLYFRLQVEGRENLPDKGPLVLAPNHLSSLDPLIIAAALDRKHLHETYWAGWAGIMFHNAVARSISRLGRAFPVDPQRAVVSSLAFGALVLRRRRTLVWFPEGERSRTGEMQSFRPGLGLLLRHYPVPVLPTLIRGSYKALPRGTWIPRRKPLRLVFGKTCDVNQLMEESEGKTEPERLVRSLQKRVNALEGNN; encoded by the coding sequence ATGATAAACCTCAATACCTTGCATGACCTCTGGGAAATGATGGCCGGCTACCAGGAACAGCCGGCCGTTATTTCCCTGACTCCAAAAGGGATGGAAACCCTGACCTTCGCAGCCCTCCTCCATCGAAGCGAAGAGGCGGGTGCGCATCTCAGCGGCGGAGGACTTGACGCCGGTCAGCGGGCTGTGCTCTGGGGGCCGGGTTCCGCCGACTGGATCATCGCCTGCCTGGGAATTCTGAGGGCCGGCGGCGTGGTCGTGCCGCTCGACGTGCAGCTCGGAAAGGAGGCTTTGGAACGTATCCTGGCGGATTGCGATCCCAGCTTCATCCTGACCAGCGAATCCCAGCAGGAGCGGCTTCGGGAACTGCGCCGCAATCTTCCCGAGGTCCTGCTTTACGACCGCTCTGAAGGCGATTCCTCCATCCGATCACTGCCTCTCAGTCAAAGGGCACTCTCCCCGGATCCCAGGAAGCCCGAGTCCGTCGCCGTCATTTTCTATACCTCCGGTACTACCGGGCCTCCCAAAGGGGTGCCGCTCAGCCACGCCAACCTGGTGACCCAGATCGAGCAGATCATGGCCACCGATCTGCTCCGTGCCGGCGATCGCCTGCTCCTCCCCCTGCCTCAGCATCATGTGTATCCTTTCGCCCTCGGTACCCTAGTGCCGCTGGCGTCAGGAGTTCCGATCATTTTCCCCCAATCCCTGACCGGTCCCCAGGTTCTGCGGGCCCTGAAACAGGGGGAAGCCACCGTCATCGCCGGGGTGCCCCGGCTCTACCGGGCCCTTTTCGAAGCCGTTGAGGGCCGCTTTGCCAGGCTGGGTCCCTCGGGCAGAAGAGTTTTTCGGGGACTTCTCGCCGCAGGAAAGTGGCCGGGTCTCAGAGGAACCAGAGGGTGGCGCATGCTGCTGACCCCCCTGCACAGGCGGATCGGGCCGAAACTGCGTCTCCTCGCCTGCGGCGGTTCCCCTCTGGATCCTTCCTTGACCCGTGATCTTGAAGCCCTCGGCTGGGATATCGCCATCGGCTACGGTCTGACCGAAACCTCCCCGCTGCTGACCATAAATACTCCAGGCTCCCGGCGGCCGGAGTCGGTTGGCAAGTCCCTGCCGGGGGTAGAGATCAGGCTGACTGATGTCGGCAAGGGTGAGTCCGGCCGCGAGGTCCAGGTCAAAGGCAGCAATATCTTTGCCGGCTACTGGAATCTGCCGGAAGAAACAGAAAAGGTATTTACACGGGATGGCTGGTTTCGTACCGGCGACCTGGGGCGATTCGACGATGACGGGTACCTGATCCTGATGGGACGAGCATCCACCCTCATCGTGACGGAAAGCGGCAAGAACGTGCGGCCGGAAGAGGTCGAAGAGGATTACGAGAAAAGCCCGGCAATCCGGGAAATCGGCATATTCGAACGGAAGGGTCGCCTGGCGGCGCTGATTGTGCCAGAGGATATGGAAGGGGGCGAACAGGCCGTCCGGAAGGCGCTCGACGAGCGGGGCGAAGGGATGCCCACCCACCATCGTCTGGCCGAGTTTGCCTTGACCAGGACGGCTCTGCCCCGCACCCGCCTGGGGAAGATACGGCGACATCTGCTGGCAGACCTGTACCAGGAGGTCAGGGAAGGAAAGCAGGCCGAGCGGGAAGAGCCGATGCCGCTCGAAGAGATGTCGGGAGAGGACCGCACCCTGCTGCAGAGCGGCGCGGCGCGGGACGCCTGGCAGCTTTTGGCCGATCGATTCCCAAATCAGGGTCTGACCCCGGACAGCCACCTGCAACAGGATCTCGGCATCGACTCTCTGGAATGGTTGTCGTTGACCGTTGAAATCAACGGACGGACCGGCGTTGAGCTGAGCGAGGACACCATCTCCCGTCTGCGCACCGTGCGTGATCTGCTGCAGCAGATGGCGGAGAGGGAATCAGAGGGGAGAAAGGAGGTGATTGCCGGGGATTATCTGGAAAATCCGGAAGAGGTTTTGACGGCAGCTCAACTGCAGTGGTTGACACCTCTGCCGCAGCCGATGCTGTGGATCTCCGATCTGCTGTTTGCCCTCAACCGATGCCTTATGCGACTCTACTTTCGACTGCAGGTGGAAGGGCGAGAAAATTTGCCGGACAAGGGTCCACTGGTGCTTGCGCCCAACCATCTGAGCAGTCTCGATCCGCTGATAATTGCCGCCGCCCTGGATCGAAAGCATCTGCACGAGACCTACTGGGCGGGCTGGGCGGGCATCATGTTTCATAATGCCGTGGCCCGTTCCATCAGCAGGCTGGGACGCGCTTTTCCCGTCGATCCCCAACGGGCCGTCGTGTCCAGCCTGGCCTTTGGTGCCCTGGTGCTGCGCCGGCGCCGGACCCTGGTCTGGTTTCCCGAAGGGGAACGTTCCCGGACCGGCGAAATGCAGTCTTTCCGCCCGGGACTGGGACTTCTGCTCCGGCACTATCCCGTGCCGGTCCTGCCGACCCTGATCAGGGGCAGCTACAAAGCCCTTCCCCGCGGAACATGGATTCCCCGGCGAAAGCCGTTACGTCTGGTCTTCGGCAAAACCTGTGATGTAAACCAATTGATGGAGGAGAGCGAGGGGAAAACCGAGCCTGAACGCCTGG
- a CDS encoding methyl-accepting chemotaxis protein produces MKLRGRFLVPTLAVIVVGMLISTILSYRASNKAIQAAMTNQAEQIAASISGQIEGWIEDLQTDLGALKLQIERPLVAALVDQDEQGRQDSNKGLRDFSDKYGCYEFLALANIAGQTIAASDPALVGQLQIGDRDYFKKALTDRLAVSDVLASKVTGRPICVLALPVSVGGRVEGVLISAVDLNSFSSRVIDPVKVGNEGYAYLMAQSGLLAAHPDKSAILSTNLRDLEFGQKISSEKNGLMVYTFQGIEKLVAFRTDPLTGWTVGVGATTKDIFSAARKIRNENMVVTLIILLAAALVIMLVVNPIVGSLKSGVEFAETIQAGDLSRRLNLGRGDEIGQLANALDAMAEGLQQKAYVAETIAGGDLTAEVDVASEKDQLGRALRTMITSLRELIGQIQRSGENIASGSVQVADSSQSLSQGATESAASLEEISASMTELASQTRFNSENAAQANQLVSNAKRAAEQGNRQMQQMVAAMGEINEAGQNISKIIRVIDEIAFQTNLLALNAAVEAARAGQHGKGFAVVAEEVRNLAARSAKAAKETEELIEGSVKKAQGGAEIADSTAASLQQIVQEIAKVTDLVGEIAAASSEQSEGIGQINVGLDQIDQVTQRNTSNAEEGAAAAEELATQAAEMRKMLARFKLASSASMPVAEVGWAKPVRQEKTLENTVAMLPKPVRTTPKIVLDSSEYGRY; encoded by the coding sequence ATGAAATTGCGCGGACGGTTTCTGGTTCCAACATTGGCCGTGATTGTCGTCGGTATGTTAATTTCAACGATCCTTTCCTACAGGGCATCGAACAAGGCCATCCAAGCCGCAATGACTAACCAGGCGGAGCAGATCGCCGCCAGCATCAGCGGCCAGATCGAGGGATGGATCGAAGATCTGCAGACGGACCTGGGGGCCTTGAAACTGCAGATTGAAAGGCCTCTGGTCGCGGCGCTGGTGGATCAGGACGAACAGGGGCGGCAGGACAGCAACAAGGGGCTGCGTGACTTTTCCGACAAATACGGGTGCTATGAATTTCTGGCCTTGGCCAATATCGCCGGTCAGACGATCGCCGCCTCCGATCCTGCTCTGGTGGGGCAATTGCAAATCGGTGACCGTGATTATTTCAAAAAGGCTCTGACCGATCGGCTGGCGGTTTCGGACGTTCTGGCCAGCAAAGTGACCGGCAGGCCGATCTGTGTGCTGGCCTTGCCCGTCTCGGTGGGAGGCAGAGTGGAAGGCGTGCTGATCAGCGCAGTAGATCTCAACAGTTTTTCCTCCCGGGTTATCGATCCGGTCAAGGTGGGCAATGAGGGTTACGCCTATCTCATGGCTCAAAGTGGCCTGCTTGCAGCCCATCCCGACAAGTCAGCGATTCTTTCCACCAATCTTCGGGATCTCGAATTCGGGCAGAAAATATCGAGTGAGAAGAACGGCCTGATGGTCTACACCTTCCAGGGGATCGAAAAACTGGTGGCTTTCCGGACCGATCCGCTGACCGGCTGGACCGTCGGCGTCGGCGCAACCACCAAGGATATCTTTTCCGCTGCCAGGAAGATTCGCAACGAGAATATGGTCGTGACCCTCATCATCCTGCTGGCTGCAGCCCTGGTGATCATGCTGGTGGTCAATCCCATTGTCGGAAGCCTGAAAAGCGGCGTGGAGTTTGCCGAAACCATTCAGGCCGGTGATCTGTCAAGGCGGCTGAATCTCGGTCGCGGGGACGAAATCGGGCAGTTGGCCAACGCCCTTGATGCCATGGCCGAAGGGCTTCAACAGAAGGCATATGTGGCCGAGACCATAGCCGGGGGCGATCTGACCGCCGAGGTGGACGTTGCCTCGGAAAAGGACCAGTTGGGTCGAGCCCTGCGCACCATGATCACCAGTCTCAGAGAACTGATTGGACAGATCCAGAGATCAGGGGAGAATATCGCCTCCGGTTCCGTTCAGGTTGCCGATTCCAGCCAGAGTCTCTCCCAGGGAGCGACCGAATCAGCGGCATCCCTGGAGGAGATCTCCGCCTCCATGACCGAACTCGCTTCCCAGACCAGGTTCAATTCTGAAAACGCCGCCCAGGCCAATCAACTGGTGAGCAATGCAAAAAGAGCCGCCGAACAGGGCAACAGGCAGATGCAGCAGATGGTGGCCGCCATGGGAGAGATCAATGAGGCCGGGCAGAACATTTCCAAGATCATTCGGGTCATCGACGAGATCGCCTTTCAGACCAATCTTCTGGCGCTGAATGCGGCGGTGGAAGCCGCCCGGGCAGGACAGCACGGCAAAGGTTTCGCCGTGGTTGCGGAGGAGGTGCGAAATCTGGCGGCGCGCAGCGCCAAAGCCGCCAAGGAGACCGAAGAGCTGATTGAGGGCTCAGTCAAAAAGGCTCAGGGGGGCGCCGAAATTGCCGATTCCACTGCCGCATCGCTGCAGCAGATTGTGCAGGAGATTGCCAAGGTGACAGACCTGGTCGGAGAGATCGCAGCGGCGTCCAGCGAACAGTCGGAGGGGATCGGTCAGATCAACGTCGGACTTGACCAGATCGATCAGGTTACCCAGCGCAACACCTCCAATGCCGAAGAAGGAGCCGCCGCCGCCGAGGAACTCGCCACCCAGGCCGCAGAAATGCGCAAGATGCTCGCCCGGTTCAAATTGGCGTCCTCCGCCTCCATGCCTGTGGCCGAGGTTGGATGGGCAAAGCCTGTCCGGCAGGAAAAGACGCTTGAAAATACCGTCGCAATGCTGCCGAAGCCGGTACGAACCACCCCGAAAATCGTGTTGGACAGCAGCGAGTACGGAAGGTATTGA
- a CDS encoding MarR family transcriptional regulator: MIDFDIEKSVGFRLAKAHQRLFHRLHEELRPYGITAKQLALLAFLWKEDGLSQAELAERMESDRTTIGGMVDRLEKIGLLRREPCPGDRRAYQLYLSDRGRDLEPELTVLVRKVREELFRRFSADEYLELCRLLDKLRHE, translated from the coding sequence ATGATCGACTTCGATATTGAGAAAAGCGTCGGATTCCGCTTGGCAAAGGCCCATCAGCGGCTGTTTCACCGCCTTCATGAAGAACTCAGACCTTACGGGATCACGGCCAAGCAGTTGGCTCTATTGGCCTTTCTGTGGAAAGAGGACGGTCTGTCCCAGGCCGAACTGGCGGAAAGGATGGAGAGCGACCGGACGACGATCGGCGGCATGGTGGATCGGCTGGAGAAGATCGGCCTGCTGCGGCGGGAGCCATGTCCCGGGGACCGGCGAGCCTATCAGCTCTATCTGAGCGACCGGGGCCGGGACCTGGAGCCTGAACTTACCGTTTTGGTCCGAAAAGTCCGGGAAGAGCTGTTTCGCCGTTTTTCGGCGGATGAATACTTGGAACTCTGCCGGCTCCTGGACAAACTTCGCCACGAATGA
- a CDS encoding sigma-54 dependent transcriptional regulator has protein sequence MNPMQYPEEPVLLVDDEPAWLRSLSFTLKKEAGIRNVIRCDDSLKVKELLSTLKFSLVLIDLNMPGLSGEELLGMIVRDHPEVPVIVVSGVNQVETAVRCMRHGARDYFIKSEEIERLIASIHRNLEFRSLQQENTRLKERVLQDRLENPGAFESIITGSRKMRAVFKYMEAVAPSPEPLLITGESGVGKELIARAMHDLRGGNGPWVAVNVAGLDDNIFSDTLFGHAKGAFTGADQVRSGMIAQAAVGTLFLDEIGDLSSVSQIKLLRLLQEKEFFPLGSDRPLKLQARIVVGTNVDLLEKLDAGAFRKDLYFRLCAHHIHVPPLRERPEDLPLLLHHFIREAARALGKKRPTPPRELPNLLSTYSFPGNIRELRAMVFDAVSLNDSGILSMEPFKKALLSAHGGSTPRSGDHRMLEKKIVRFSEQLPTMGECIDSLIEEAMKRAQGNQTLAAGMLGISRQALGKRLKKQFD, from the coding sequence ATGAACCCGATGCAGTATCCGGAAGAGCCGGTACTCCTGGTGGATGACGAACCGGCCTGGTTGCGCAGCCTCTCCTTTACCCTGAAAAAGGAGGCCGGCATCAGAAACGTCATCCGCTGCGATGACAGCCTCAAGGTGAAGGAGCTCCTTTCCACTCTGAAATTCAGCCTGGTGCTGATCGATCTGAACATGCCCGGCCTTTCGGGTGAGGAGCTGCTGGGAATGATCGTCAGGGACCATCCCGAGGTTCCTGTCATCGTTGTCAGCGGCGTCAACCAGGTGGAGACGGCGGTTCGTTGCATGCGTCATGGAGCCCGGGACTATTTCATCAAATCCGAGGAGATCGAGCGGCTGATCGCCAGCATTCATCGCAACCTGGAGTTCCGGTCATTGCAGCAGGAAAATACACGCCTCAAGGAACGGGTTCTGCAGGATCGGCTGGAGAATCCCGGGGCCTTTGAATCCATCATTACCGGCAGCCGGAAGATGCGGGCCGTGTTCAAATACATGGAGGCGGTGGCACCGAGCCCGGAACCCCTGCTGATTACCGGGGAAAGCGGTGTGGGAAAAGAATTGATCGCCAGGGCGATGCATGACCTGCGCGGGGGGAACGGTCCCTGGGTCGCTGTCAACGTGGCCGGATTGGACGACAACATCTTCAGCGACACCCTTTTTGGACATGCGAAGGGAGCCTTTACCGGTGCCGATCAGGTTCGTAGCGGAATGATCGCTCAGGCTGCCGTGGGCACCCTGTTCCTGGATGAAATCGGCGATCTGAGCTCTGTCTCCCAGATCAAGCTGCTGCGGCTGCTGCAGGAGAAGGAGTTCTTTCCCCTCGGCAGCGATCGCCCTCTCAAATTGCAGGCGCGCATCGTCGTCGGTACCAACGTCGATCTCCTCGAAAAGCTGGATGCGGGTGCCTTTCGAAAGGATCTCTACTTCCGGCTCTGTGCTCATCATATCCATGTCCCGCCTCTGCGTGAGCGTCCAGAAGATCTTCCCCTGCTGCTTCATCATTTCATCAGGGAAGCTGCCAGGGCTCTCGGCAAAAAGAGGCCTACCCCTCCCAGGGAACTGCCGAATCTTCTGTCCACCTACTCTTTCCCTGGCAACATCCGTGAATTGAGGGCCATGGTGTTCGATGCCGTTTCCCTTAATGATTCGGGTATCCTGTCCATGGAGCCTTTTAAAAAAGCCCTTTTGTCGGCGCATGGCGGCAGCACTCCCAGGAGCGGCGACCACCGCATGCTGGAGAAGAAAATAGTACGCTTTTCTGAACAATTGCCGACTATGGGAGAATGCATCGATTCTCTGATCGAGGAGGCCATGAAACGGGCGCAGGGCAATCAGACCTTGGCGGCCGGAATGCTCGGCATCTCCAGACAGGCTCTGGGAAAGCGCCTGAAAAAACAGTTCGACTGA
- a CDS encoding HAMP domain-containing sensor histidine kinase, translating to MGDSCRRISRIVNDLKDFVRTDSEHTYELVDLNQVASTTVRLTFSLVKKSTVHFRFDPAPSLPPIKGNFQQLEQVIINLIVNACQALQKKSQGILLKTHYDEKNRCCVVEVSDQGEGIDPHLLPHITEPFFTTKRHKGGTGLGLSVSSRIAAEHGGKLVFSSKPQEGTTVRLVLPAVNEGKTP from the coding sequence ATGGGGGACAGCTGCAGGCGAATCAGCCGCATTGTCAATGATCTGAAGGATTTCGTGCGCACCGACTCGGAGCATACCTATGAGCTTGTCGACCTGAACCAGGTTGCGTCCACCACCGTCCGTCTCACATTCAGTCTGGTCAAAAAGTCCACAGTGCATTTCCGGTTCGATCCCGCCCCATCGCTGCCGCCGATCAAAGGAAATTTTCAGCAGTTGGAGCAGGTGATCATCAATCTCATCGTCAATGCCTGCCAGGCACTGCAGAAAAAGAGTCAGGGGATCCTTCTGAAAACGCACTATGATGAAAAAAACCGGTGTTGCGTTGTGGAGGTTTCCGATCAGGGCGAGGGGATCGATCCCCATCTGCTGCCCCATATCACCGAACCTTTTTTCACCACCAAACGGCACAAGGGCGGAACCGGGCTTGGTCTTTCCGTGTCATCACGCATCGCGGCCGAGCATGGCGGAAAGCTCGTTTTTTCTTCCAAGCCGCAAGAGGGGACCACTGTCCGCTTGGTTTTGCCGGCAGTCAATGAAGGGAAAACGCCATGA
- a CDS encoding GAF domain-containing protein, translating to MSCGLFFLLGLSLGFLVLGKPIFLFRSNAHSRPSEEVSTAGKLAKPMRMEGCHHLDEARLEALVALNHMASEPLENILHFIVASACTLSSSDKGYLALVDETDGTFTKFGWINRPFFQECALQGAASSHSVEAAGHWAQSARSGKPIIMNDYGSVQGRGERLPQGHVSITRFMSVPLLDQDKVFAVLGVCNKPGPYDQADIRQLTLLGQWLLRLLEGKRVVRELSESRQEYISLYQQFQILLDGIPDCLFLLESDMKIVWGNKAAASLMGLDGSELQGKTCFCLLAKRSDICSDCPVAQCFTSGRTEEGLFTAEQGRIFGIKAFPLKKPDGAVENVITLASDITEKMRFRREAEQAGRLASLGQLAAGVAHEINNPNGVLSLNTKILADFFPKFCPICPGASRSAVSRVWAVSMFRHWKWKFPRYWQTWGTAAGESAALSMI from the coding sequence GTGTCTTGTGGTTTATTCTTCCTGCTGGGGCTCTCCCTGGGCTTTCTGGTGCTTGGGAAACCGATTTTTCTTTTCCGCTCCAACGCCCATTCCCGTCCGTCGGAGGAGGTTTCAACGGCCGGGAAGCTGGCAAAACCGATGCGGATGGAAGGCTGCCACCATCTCGATGAGGCACGCCTGGAAGCCCTGGTTGCGCTGAACCATATGGCCTCCGAGCCGCTGGAAAACATCCTCCATTTCATCGTAGCTTCGGCGTGCACCCTCAGTAGCAGCGACAAGGGATATCTGGCCCTGGTCGATGAAACCGATGGAACCTTCACCAAGTTCGGCTGGATCAACCGACCCTTTTTTCAGGAATGTGCCCTGCAGGGAGCAGCCTCAAGCCACTCTGTCGAGGCTGCCGGTCATTGGGCCCAGTCGGCGCGTTCGGGGAAGCCAATCATCATGAACGACTATGGAAGTGTCCAGGGCCGCGGAGAACGTCTTCCCCAGGGCCACGTTTCCATAACGCGCTTCATGAGCGTCCCGCTGCTTGATCAGGACAAGGTATTCGCCGTGCTTGGAGTCTGCAACAAGCCCGGACCTTACGACCAGGCCGACATTCGGCAGCTGACCCTGCTGGGGCAGTGGCTTCTGCGGCTGCTGGAAGGGAAGCGGGTCGTAAGGGAATTGAGCGAAAGTCGGCAGGAATACATAAGTCTGTACCAGCAGTTTCAGATCCTTCTGGACGGGATTCCGGACTGTCTGTTTCTGCTCGAGTCCGATATGAAAATCGTCTGGGGAAACAAGGCGGCCGCCAGTCTCATGGGTTTGGATGGGAGTGAGCTCCAGGGGAAGACCTGTTTCTGCCTGTTGGCCAAGCGATCGGACATCTGTTCCGACTGCCCGGTAGCGCAATGCTTCACCAGCGGCCGGACCGAAGAAGGACTGTTTACTGCGGAACAGGGTAGAATTTTTGGAATAAAGGCTTTCCCTCTAAAAAAGCCCGACGGAGCGGTCGAGAATGTGATCACGTTGGCCTCGGATATAACCGAAAAAATGCGTTTTCGGCGAGAGGCGGAACAGGCCGGCCGCTTGGCTTCGCTGGGACAGCTGGCTGCCGGCGTAGCTCACGAAATCAACAATCCCAACGGAGTTCTGTCGCTCAATACGAAAATTCTTGCGGATTTTTTTCCGAAATTCTGCCCGATCTGTCCCGGTGCCTCCAGGAGCGCGGTATCGAGAGTGTGGGCGGTCTCGATGTTCCGGCATTGGAAATGGAAATTCCCCAGATATTGGCAGACATGGGGGACAGCTGCAGGCGAATCAGCCGCATTGTCAATGATCTGA